GCACTTATGTTTAGGAAGCTTTGTATAAACAGGTATAGAACAGGTGTCTTTTAGTAGTTTTAATATTTTTTGTCCCTCTGAGTTAAAACCTAATACTCTTGCATAGTCACAAGGGGATTTTCGCATATTTTCTGTAGGAAAAAGCTCAAAACCTATGAAAAGTTGAGTTAGTATTCTACTTATTCTAGTATAAGTATATCTTTTACTTTTTATTTTTAATATAAGTTCCTTTAAAGTATTGGAAAATTGTATTTCTTTCATAATTTTATTATTTAAACCCTCTAAAGCATCAGGTATATTTTCTATAGAATTTTTATTTGTAAGAATTTTGTATTTTATATACTGAAACATATGCTCATCCATAGGAAAACAATAATTTTCGTCTTTTAATTTTAAAATTAAATTAAAAACATTCTCTGGCATGAAGTTTTTTAATTCATTTATAGATTTATTGGAGTTAAAGTGGTTTCTTATGGCTGAAGCACTGGAAAATTTATTGCTTAAATTTAAATCATTATATAGATTCCCTTTTCTCTTTAGGGTTACAGGTTTAATAGAACTATTTAATTTTAATAAACTTTTACAATATTCTATTCCTAATATATTGTTGGATTGTAAAAGAATATTATCTAAAATATCTTCTTTCATAGAGTTAGTTTGAATCAAATAATATTTTAAGGCTTTATTTCTAGAAGAAGGATAATTTAATCCAGTATTTAGATACTTTTTTAATTCATTTTTATAATCTATCGGTTCATTTATTAGAATAGCAGCGATTTGTTTTAATATTTCTACATCACCTACTTCACTACCAAAAAATATACCATCTACTACGCCTAAGCTATTTAAAAGACTTATGGCTCCTAAGGAAAAAAATTCTGCAGAGGATAAACTGTATACGGCAGGAAGTTCTAATACTAAATCCACTCCCTGTTGCAGTGCCATTTTTGCCCTTATCCATTTGTCTACTATTGCGGGGGTGCCTCTTTGAGTGAAATTACCACTCATCACGGCTATTGTATTTTTGCATTTAGTTATTTCTTTACACTTTTCTATATGATACAAATGCCCATTATGAAAAGGATTATATTCTACTATTAAACCA
The DNA window shown above is from Haloimpatiens massiliensis and carries:
- a CDS encoding nucleotidyltransferase, which produces MNICGLIVEYNPFHNGHLYHIEKCKEITKCKNTIAVMSGNFTQRGTPAIVDKWIRAKMALQQGVDLVLELPAVYSLSSAEFFSLGAISLLNSLGVVDGIFFGSEVGDVEILKQIAAILINEPIDYKNELKKYLNTGLNYPSSRNKALKYYLIQTNSMKEDILDNILLQSNNILGIEYCKSLLKLNSSIKPVTLKRKGNLYNDLNLSNKFSSASAIRNHFNSNKSINELKNFMPENVFNLILKLKDENYCFPMDEHMFQYIKYKILTNKNSIENIPDALEGLNNKIMKEIQFSNTLKELILKIKSKRYTYTRISRILTQLFIGFELFPTENMRKSPCDYARVLGFNSEGQKILKLLKDTCSIPVYTKLPKHKCLSLQLDIQCTRAYSLINKNINPNSDYLTSPIIYK